One genomic segment of Brevibacillus laterosporus LMG 15441 includes these proteins:
- a CDS encoding DinB family protein, which translates to MDQTVTSYAYNNWSNQRLLHHLKELPEQVWKQEVQSIFPTHTA; encoded by the coding sequence ATGGATCAAACTGTAACTTCGTATGCATACAACAATTGGTCTAACCAAAGGCTTCTGCATCATCTAAAGGAGTTGCCAGAGCAGGTCTGGAAACAAGAGGTGCAGAGTATATTTCCCACTCACACAGCATAA
- a CDS encoding ABC transporter substrate-binding protein: protein MSDQQQQHSFSAESTVEIDQYQFKLKEIELLKGSQYKPVPLIHQMTSSYVLLIALQGQGHVLIDEQAHPLQKDGVYVCAPGQTLGLELTPEVETYCYVIYFHVYQESGKRRGHLKPVRDKGPFEKGGQVSHTISQPTMLCQTIEKQWKSKKPMDRFLGQITFLQFIHTLMNNKDIRFEDSKTAIAKAKTYIDTHFNKNLCVDDLAKIAGVSSKYFGELFKKTYGIGAIEYVTKVRMNQAKQFMSRPQVRLKDVAHQIGYNDEFYFSRKFKQEVGVSPTTYMKQRQKKVAIYSHRLLGYVLALQVIPYAAPLHPKWSSIYYEKYRAEIPIHLSAYRVDYKWESNIEVLEQIHPDLIISIDQLEGKEKAKLEQAGSVSYVSWSDTDWRAQFLQTAELLQVPQDADKWLISYDHKVKMIREEISGVVKNDTFLIVRLLKQNIYVYSNPSMTQVFYGDLQMIPAHPLHDVGIDEKITIQKLAEYDPDYILVLACPESETLHYWKQLQMRPEWQQIRAVRLNNVHEIFSNPWRDYSPLAHERLIEDVYRLFSGNRPY, encoded by the coding sequence ATGTCAGATCAACAACAGCAACATTCGTTTTCTGCTGAATCGACTGTAGAAATAGATCAATACCAATTTAAGCTAAAAGAGATAGAACTGCTTAAGGGAAGCCAGTATAAACCAGTCCCATTGATTCATCAGATGACCTCCTCGTATGTTTTGCTTATCGCTCTTCAAGGTCAGGGTCATGTCCTAATTGATGAACAAGCTCACCCACTACAAAAGGATGGCGTCTATGTATGTGCACCAGGTCAAACACTTGGACTTGAATTAACTCCAGAGGTAGAAACCTATTGCTATGTGATTTATTTTCATGTCTATCAGGAATCAGGAAAGCGGAGGGGACATTTGAAGCCTGTGCGTGATAAAGGACCTTTCGAGAAAGGAGGACAAGTATCGCATACGATCTCCCAACCGACGATGCTGTGCCAAACGATCGAAAAGCAATGGAAAAGCAAGAAGCCCATGGACCGTTTTTTGGGGCAAATCACTTTTCTACAGTTTATTCATACACTTATGAACAATAAGGACATCCGCTTTGAGGATTCTAAAACTGCTATTGCTAAAGCCAAAACCTACATCGATACTCATTTTAATAAAAACCTTTGTGTAGACGATTTAGCCAAAATAGCGGGAGTAAGTTCAAAGTATTTTGGCGAGCTGTTTAAAAAGACGTATGGAATCGGGGCAATTGAATATGTAACAAAGGTGAGGATGAATCAAGCAAAGCAATTTATGAGTAGACCGCAGGTTCGCTTAAAGGACGTTGCCCATCAAATTGGCTATAACGATGAATTTTACTTTAGCCGGAAGTTTAAACAGGAGGTTGGTGTATCTCCCACCACATACATGAAGCAACGTCAGAAAAAGGTAGCTATCTATAGTCACCGGCTTCTTGGCTATGTACTAGCCTTGCAGGTGATCCCTTATGCCGCTCCCCTGCATCCAAAATGGTCGTCCATCTACTATGAAAAATACCGCGCGGAAATACCTATTCACTTAAGTGCGTACCGTGTCGATTACAAATGGGAAAGTAATATTGAAGTCTTAGAGCAAATCCATCCCGATCTTATTATCAGCATCGATCAACTAGAAGGAAAAGAGAAGGCAAAGCTGGAACAGGCAGGATCAGTGAGCTATGTTTCATGGAGTGATACAGATTGGAGAGCACAATTTCTGCAAACAGCCGAGCTTTTACAAGTACCTCAGGATGCAGATAAATGGCTTATATCTTATGATCACAAGGTGAAGATGATCAGAGAGGAAATCAGCGGAGTAGTAAAAAACGATACCTTTCTGATTGTCCGTCTACTAAAACAAAATATATATGTATACAGCAATCCTAGTATGACTCAGGTATTTTATGGTGATTTGCAAATGATTCCCGCCCATCCGCTGCATGATGTGGGAATTGATGAAAAGATAACGATACAAAAGCTGGCAGAGTATGATCCTGATTATATATTGGTACTTGCCTGCCCCGAGTCAGAGACGCTACATTACTGGAAGCAACTCCAAATGAGACCAGAATGGCAACAGATTAGAGCGGTGCGTCTAAACAATGTTCATGAAATCTTTTCAAATCCTTGGCGTGATTACTCTCCGCTGGCCCATGAGCGTTTAATCGAGGATGTTTATCGTCTCTTTTCTGGAAATCGTCCATATTGA
- a CDS encoding iron-hydroxamate ABC transporter substrate-binding protein, giving the protein MNKRKFLGVGLVAILALMVTACGGKTETTAPATPTATSSDSQKASESATGETRTIKYLDQEYKVPAKTDRIVITGSMESMEDAVVLGVEPVGAISVGGKFPDIYKSITGSSESIGEKMQPNLETMLKLKPDVILGSSKFKPEVYSKFEKIAPTFPVSHISSNWEANLHLLAELTGKQAEAENVLKKYKEDLEKAKASLSDKLKDKKVVAIRLRQGTINIYPEKVFFNPSLYAELGFTAPEEVKAAKAQEAMSLEKFSAMNPDYIFVQFSPDENKDQPKSLEDLEKNPIWQSINAVKNGHVYVNVVDPLGQGGTAWSKINFLKAAVEKLSK; this is encoded by the coding sequence ATGAATAAACGTAAGTTTCTAGGAGTAGGTCTAGTAGCCATACTGGCCCTTATGGTAACGGCTTGCGGCGGGAAAACAGAGACAACAGCACCTGCCACTCCGACAGCTACCAGCAGTGATAGCCAAAAAGCATCAGAATCAGCAACAGGTGAAACAAGAACGATTAAGTATCTTGATCAAGAATATAAAGTTCCAGCTAAGACAGATCGCATTGTCATTACAGGTAGTATGGAGTCTATGGAAGACGCTGTGGTTTTAGGTGTAGAGCCAGTAGGTGCGATTAGTGTAGGTGGTAAATTCCCGGATATTTATAAAAGTATTACAGGCTCATCGGAATCCATTGGTGAAAAAATGCAACCAAATCTGGAGACCATGCTTAAATTAAAACCAGACGTGATCCTCGGTTCGTCTAAATTTAAGCCAGAAGTATATAGTAAATTCGAGAAAATCGCACCAACTTTCCCTGTTTCTCATATCTCAAGCAACTGGGAAGCTAATTTACACTTACTAGCTGAATTAACAGGAAAGCAAGCAGAAGCTGAGAATGTACTGAAAAAATATAAAGAAGATCTAGAAAAGGCAAAAGCTTCTTTGAGCGATAAGCTAAAGGATAAAAAAGTAGTAGCGATACGCCTGCGTCAAGGTACCATCAATATCTATCCAGAAAAAGTCTTCTTTAACCCATCCTTATATGCGGAATTAGGTTTTACAGCACCAGAGGAAGTTAAGGCGGCTAAAGCGCAAGAGGCTATGTCATTAGAGAAATTTAGTGCCATGAATCCAGACTATATCTTTGTTCAATTTTCACCTGATGAAAACAAAGACCAACCTAAATCTTTAGAGGATCTAGAGAAAAATCCAATCTGGCAAAGCATTAACGCTGTGAAAAATGGCCATGTTTACGTGAATGTAGTAGATCCACTAGGACAAGGTGGTACAGCATGGAGCAAAATTAACTTCTTGAAAGCTGCGGTGGAAAAGCTGTCCAAGTAG
- a CDS encoding FecCD family ABC transporter permease, translating into MRVKKSVPVAILLTSPIFIVILMALSIVFGAKNIELSTIQDAIFHFDAGNADHQIIMHSRIPRAVGALLIGAFLAMSGALMQGMTRNFLASPSIMGVSDGSAFVITVCMIFMPDTSSLQMIMYSLIGSALGVGIVLGFASLLPNGMTPVRLAIIGTVIGTVLSSISQALSTYFQISQNLSFWYNARLHQIDPGLIKLALPFAIVGILLALFLSKSITILSLGEEIAVNLGQRTALIKGLTMLTVVILTGISVALVGKIGFVGLIVPHIARFLVGIDYRWIVPCSAVVGGIFLLFSDILSRFMNYPFETPIGVVTSLFGIPFFLYLIVKKGGEKHGN; encoded by the coding sequence ATGAGAGTGAAGAAATCAGTACCAGTTGCCATTTTGTTGACATCACCAATTTTTATTGTGATTTTGATGGCACTGTCCATTGTCTTTGGAGCTAAAAACATAGAGCTTAGTACAATTCAGGATGCTATCTTTCATTTTGATGCTGGTAATGCTGATCATCAGATTATCATGCATTCCAGAATACCAAGAGCTGTAGGAGCACTATTGATTGGTGCCTTCTTAGCAATGTCGGGAGCTTTAATGCAGGGGATGACCAGAAACTTTCTGGCATCTCCTTCCATTATGGGGGTATCAGACGGATCAGCATTTGTTATTACGGTGTGTATGATCTTTATGCCAGATACGTCTTCCCTACAAATGATCATGTATTCTTTAATTGGTTCTGCGTTAGGGGTAGGAATTGTATTGGGGTTTGCATCCCTGTTGCCTAATGGTATGACCCCAGTCCGATTGGCTATAATCGGGACAGTTATCGGAACAGTCCTAAGTAGTATATCGCAAGCCTTATCCACTTATTTTCAAATATCGCAGAATCTCAGCTTTTGGTATAACGCTCGATTACACCAAATTGATCCGGGCTTGATCAAATTAGCCCTTCCCTTTGCAATCGTAGGTATTTTACTGGCGTTATTTTTGTCTAAATCCATTACGATTCTGTCATTGGGTGAGGAGATAGCGGTCAATTTGGGCCAGCGTACAGCTCTGATTAAAGGGCTGACGATGCTGACTGTTGTCATTTTGACCGGGATATCTGTTGCTTTGGTAGGCAAGATAGGATTTGTTGGATTAATTGTTCCACATATTGCTCGCTTTCTGGTGGGGATAGATTATCGGTGGATCGTACCGTGTTCAGCGGTGGTTGGTGGGATTTTTTTACTATTTTCCGATATCCTAAGTCGGTTTATGAATTACCCTTTTGAAACGCCAATCGGAGTAGTTACTTCACTGTTTGGTATTCCATTCTTCCTCTATTTGATTGTTAAAAAAGGGGGAGAAAAACATGGTAACTAA
- a CDS encoding FecCD family ABC transporter permease, which produces MVTNKKQSRIFAKTSTARFWTVTIASICLALLAIYISVTNGEFDMTLQDVINTLLRHDPKPEHDLVIFEFRLPRIVIAALVGMGLGLAGTVVQAITRNGLADPGILGINAGAGAAIVLFIFMFEGKMGSEGLLTTLAMPLFGLVGGLLSAFLIFLFAWQKGKLDPQRLILVGIAVGTGLGAFTLYLSLRMNAKDFEMATVWMTGSIWSANWIYIVAMLPWFILFIPILFRKANVLNLLQLDENSVRGLGVSTEKEKMVLLLASVGIISACVSVSGSIGFVGLMAPHIAKALVGNHHRRILPVSALMGMLLVLVSDFIAKTVFSPAELPVGIVIAIIGGPYFLYLLYKARA; this is translated from the coding sequence ATGGTAACTAACAAAAAGCAATCGCGTATATTTGCTAAGACATCGACTGCTCGGTTTTGGACAGTTACAATAGCAAGTATTTGTCTTGCATTGCTAGCTATTTATATTAGTGTTACAAACGGCGAGTTTGATATGACGCTACAAGACGTTATCAACACATTGCTACGTCATGATCCTAAACCTGAGCATGATCTGGTTATCTTTGAATTTCGCCTACCGCGTATTGTGATTGCGGCCCTTGTTGGTATGGGGCTAGGGCTTGCCGGTACCGTTGTTCAAGCGATTACCCGAAATGGACTTGCTGATCCTGGAATATTGGGCATCAATGCGGGGGCAGGTGCAGCAATTGTACTGTTTATCTTTATGTTTGAGGGGAAAATGGGTAGCGAAGGGTTATTAACAACATTAGCCATGCCTTTGTTTGGTTTAGTGGGTGGTCTGCTCTCTGCTTTCCTTATCTTTCTATTTGCTTGGCAAAAGGGGAAACTAGACCCACAACGGCTTATTCTGGTTGGAATTGCAGTTGGAACGGGTCTGGGGGCATTTACGCTCTACCTTTCTTTACGCATGAACGCAAAGGATTTTGAGATGGCAACCGTGTGGATGACAGGTAGTATCTGGAGTGCTAACTGGATTTATATTGTGGCTATGCTCCCTTGGTTTATCTTGTTTATCCCGATATTATTTCGAAAAGCCAACGTGTTAAATCTATTGCAGCTAGATGAAAACAGCGTTAGAGGGCTTGGTGTATCCACCGAGAAAGAAAAAATGGTGCTCTTGCTAGCTAGTGTTGGGATCATTAGTGCATGTGTATCAGTGTCAGGTAGTATTGGGTTCGTTGGATTAATGGCACCGCATATTGCTAAAGCATTGGTCGGGAATCATCACAGACGGATATTGCCTGTATCAGCTTTGATGGGGATGCTCTTGGTTTTGGTATCAGATTTTATTGCCAAGACCGTGTTCTCGCCGGCTGAGCTTCCTGTAGGAATCGTCATTGCGATTATAGGGGGGCCATACTTCCTTTATCTGCTGTATAAAGCACGAGCCTAA
- a CDS encoding DoxX family protein produces MANKQQLGALILRVVLGLTFLLHGLDKFQGGIENIVGFFESIGLPGFLAYVVGTIELVGGILLILGLGTRAISFLLMVIMVGATLKVKLAAGFIGGYEFDLALFTMALYLALNGSSMAAVDNLLPYGKKETA; encoded by the coding sequence GTGGCAAACAAACAACAGCTTGGCGCACTCATTCTTCGTGTTGTACTAGGTCTAACCTTCTTGCTGCACGGTCTTGATAAATTCCAGGGGGGCATCGAAAACATTGTAGGATTTTTCGAAAGCATCGGCCTACCTGGCTTCCTAGCTTATGTAGTTGGAACTATCGAATTAGTAGGAGGTATCCTATTGATTTTAGGGCTAGGAACTCGTGCCATTTCATTTTTACTCATGGTCATTATGGTAGGAGCTACCCTAAAAGTTAAATTGGCGGCTGGATTCATCGGTGGCTATGAATTTGACCTTGCTCTCTTCACAATGGCGCTATATCTTGCATTGAATGGTAGCAGCATGGCAGCAGTAGATAACCTGCTTCCTTATGGAAAAAAAGAAACAGCGTAA
- a CDS encoding response regulator transcription factor — MGQHKILVVDDEENILQVIRAYLERSGYIVYVAETGEAALQLHQLLQPDLIILDLMLPDMSGEDICRKLRKTSDIPILMLTAKSAEDDKINGLLMGADDYVSKPFSPRELVARVITLLRRTGTTKKQEQALTFLQKRLCVEPELHQVTLDQASITLTPIEFKLLYTLASQPKKVFSRLELINHIQGYGFDGYERTIDVHIKNVRQKLNDDPKHPSFISTVFGVGYKFLVNRDEA, encoded by the coding sequence ATGGGTCAACACAAGATATTAGTCGTTGATGATGAAGAAAATATTTTGCAGGTAATTCGAGCTTATTTAGAGAGAAGCGGTTACATTGTTTACGTAGCAGAGACGGGGGAGGCGGCACTTCAGCTCCATCAGCTTTTACAGCCAGACCTCATCATATTAGACTTGATGCTACCTGATATGTCGGGAGAGGATATATGTCGAAAGTTACGCAAGACCTCCGATATTCCTATTCTTATGCTGACAGCTAAAAGTGCTGAGGATGATAAAATTAATGGGCTGTTAATGGGGGCCGACGATTATGTTAGTAAGCCATTTAGTCCACGTGAATTAGTGGCTCGGGTTATTACGCTGTTACGGCGGACAGGTACTACGAAAAAACAAGAGCAAGCTCTTACCTTTCTCCAAAAACGTCTATGTGTGGAACCAGAACTACATCAGGTCACGCTAGATCAGGCTAGCATCACATTAACACCTATTGAGTTTAAGCTATTGTATACGTTAGCTAGCCAACCAAAAAAAGTGTTTAGCCGTCTGGAATTAATTAATCACATTCAAGGTTATGGATTTGATGGATATGAACGTACCATTGACGTACACATCAAAAACGTAAGGCAAAAATTAAACGATGATCCCAAGCACCCCTCCTTTATTTCAACAGTGTTTGGTGTAGGCTATAAATTTTTGGTGAACCGTGATGAAGCATAA
- a CDS encoding sensor histidine kinase has protein sequence MKHKGMKRQLFLSHLGVALVSLLVIIIIVNISVSITFGKYVENQLQAEADAILQDLTESYVKANEWSRQTLMGVGHRAMQRDMTVILLDAEGNVIWDSTKMGMHMERQGTKHSCAVDDKLPHSTYSTPIIIGDQQVGMLHVGLPDGQFQEQEREFITRFNGMVGGALLIVIVGVYYYSVRISRGISHPLLHMKEKANRMRTGDLTARVETDTLHGEIQELGQAVNHLAESLQKQERLRKNLTADIAHELRTPLATIQSYMEAFEDGIWEPTSEKLQICQEQTSQLVLLIKDLEKLTEAENPMLRLQKEQVNLPAIIAEAQKSIAELWDKKRIRYVPPFTDNIFVHADYRRLLQVFTNLLSNAYKYTPEDGEVSVSIEVQQSNIVINVADTGVGIREEELPYVFERFYRGEKSRSRKSGGAGIGLAIVKAIIEAHDGEVRVESKVGKGTTFLVHLPM, from the coding sequence ATGAAGCATAAAGGGATGAAACGACAGCTTTTTCTTTCCCATCTGGGTGTTGCGCTCGTTTCTTTGTTAGTCATCATCATTATTGTAAATATCTCGGTTTCCATTACATTTGGGAAATATGTTGAAAATCAACTGCAAGCGGAGGCAGATGCGATCCTACAAGACCTGACCGAATCATATGTAAAAGCAAATGAATGGTCAAGACAGACACTTATGGGTGTGGGACATCGAGCTATGCAGCGTGACATGACTGTCATTTTGCTTGATGCAGAGGGGAACGTCATTTGGGATTCAACTAAGATGGGAATGCATATGGAAAGGCAAGGCACAAAGCATAGCTGTGCTGTAGATGATAAGCTTCCTCATTCTACCTACTCAACACCTATCATCATTGGAGATCAGCAGGTGGGTATGTTACATGTGGGGCTTCCAGATGGTCAATTCCAGGAGCAGGAGAGAGAATTCATTACCAGATTTAATGGAATGGTTGGAGGGGCGCTTCTGATTGTCATTGTCGGCGTTTATTATTATAGCGTTCGCATTTCGCGCGGTATTAGCCATCCCCTGCTTCACATGAAAGAGAAAGCGAATCGAATGCGGACAGGAGACCTCACAGCACGAGTGGAGACGGACACATTGCATGGGGAAATACAGGAGTTGGGTCAAGCGGTGAATCATTTGGCAGAGAGCCTACAAAAGCAAGAACGTCTACGTAAAAATTTAACAGCCGATATTGCCCATGAATTACGAACGCCACTGGCTACAATTCAAAGCTACATGGAAGCATTTGAAGATGGGATATGGGAGCCGACATCAGAAAAATTGCAGATTTGTCAGGAACAGACCTCGCAGCTTGTTCTATTGATAAAGGATTTGGAGAAGTTAACGGAAGCCGAAAACCCAATGCTTCGTTTACAAAAGGAGCAAGTAAACTTACCTGCTATCATAGCGGAGGCACAAAAAAGCATTGCAGAGTTATGGGACAAGAAAAGAATTCGTTATGTTCCGCCTTTCACGGACAATATCTTTGTGCATGCTGATTATCGCAGATTGTTGCAGGTATTTACGAATTTACTCAGTAATGCTTATAAATATACTCCTGAAGATGGTGAAGTATCGGTTTCCATCGAAGTGCAGCAGTCCAATATCGTAATAAATGTAGCGGATACAGGAGTAGGTATCAGAGAAGAAGAGCTCCCCTACGTATTTGAACGATTTTATCGTGGTGAAAAGTCGCGTAGTCGTAAATCAGGGGGGGCTGGAATTGGATTAGCTATCGTAAAAGCCATTATAGAAGCGCATGATGGAGAGGTGCGGGTTGAGAGCAAGGTGGGGAAGGGCACTACATTTTTGGTCCATTTGCCTATGTAA